One genomic window of Vicinamibacteria bacterium includes the following:
- a CDS encoding DUF1343 domain-containing protein, whose protein sequence is MPVSLRTGLDRLLDEEFDRIAGRPIGLIANPTTVDASFRHAIELIRARPEARLEMLFGPEHGIRSTAQDLVEVEDGLDPVSGLPVVSLYGPTRVPSEKMLSGLDAVVFDVQDVGARYYTYVWTMAHAMEACARDGKELIVLDRPNPIGGILVEGNVIEGSHLSFVGLYPVPNRHGMTVGELARFANDEFGINCRLTVVAMEGWKRSQWFDETGLPWILPSPNMPTLDTATVYPGACLLEGTNLSEGRGTTRPFEIMGAPWIDGAKLAAALDREHLPGVVFRPVAFEPTFQKFAGERCGGIQQHVVDREAYRPVRTGYAILLGVRRLWPNEFSWRPPPYEYELERPPIDILAGNTRIRELIERDAPLSEIEGSWQVDLARFKKVRERYLLYD, encoded by the coding sequence ATGCCTGTCTCGCTGCGAACCGGGCTCGATCGACTTCTGGACGAGGAGTTCGACCGCATCGCCGGAAGACCCATCGGCCTCATCGCGAATCCGACTACCGTCGACGCTTCGTTCCGGCATGCGATCGAGCTCATTCGAGCTCGTCCCGAGGCCCGGCTCGAAATGCTCTTCGGCCCCGAGCACGGCATCCGGTCGACGGCGCAGGATCTCGTCGAGGTGGAGGATGGCCTCGACCCGGTTTCCGGTCTACCGGTCGTGAGCCTCTACGGCCCCACCCGCGTTCCTTCAGAGAAGATGTTGTCCGGGCTCGACGCCGTGGTCTTCGACGTGCAGGACGTTGGCGCACGGTATTACACGTACGTCTGGACCATGGCCCACGCGATGGAGGCCTGCGCACGTGACGGCAAGGAGCTCATCGTGCTCGACCGACCCAATCCCATCGGCGGCATCCTGGTCGAGGGGAACGTCATCGAGGGCAGCCACCTTTCCTTTGTCGGGCTCTACCCGGTTCCGAACCGACACGGGATGACGGTCGGAGAGCTCGCCCGGTTTGCCAACGACGAGTTCGGCATCAATTGCCGGCTTACCGTGGTCGCCATGGAAGGATGGAAGCGCTCGCAATGGTTCGACGAGACCGGCCTTCCTTGGATCTTGCCATCGCCCAACATGCCCACACTCGACACCGCGACGGTCTATCCCGGCGCCTGTCTTCTCGAGGGAACGAACCTGTCCGAGGGAAGGGGCACGACCCGCCCGTTCGAGATCATGGGAGCGCCCTGGATCGACGGCGCCAAATTGGCCGCCGCGCTCGATCGCGAGCATCTTCCCGGCGTCGTGTTTCGTCCGGTCGCTTTCGAGCCAACCTTTCAGAAATTCGCGGGAGAACGATGCGGCGGCATCCAGCAGCACGTCGTCGACCGCGAGGCCTACCGGCCAGTGCGAACGGGCTACGCGATCCTTCTCGGGGTACGCCGTCTGTGGCCCAACGAGTTCTCCTGGCGGCCGCCGCCCTACGAGTACGAGCTCGAGCGTCCGCCCATCGATATCCTCGCGGGGAACACCCGGATCCGCGAGCTGATCGAGCGCGACGCACCCCTCTCCGAGATCGAAGGATCGTGGCAGGTCGACCTCGCGCGCTTCAAGAAGGTGCGCGAGCGCTATCTCCTCTACGATTGA